GCCTCGAGCCGAGCTCGATGAACTCACCCTGGGCCGGCGCTGCGGCGACGACCACCACGACGGCGGCCAGGAGGAGGAGCAGAGGCAGAGCGCGTTGTGCCATGGCGGTACGTCGCTAGTCCCACGATCGATCGAGGTCGACGTGCGGAGAGCTTATGACCTGGGAGACGACCAAAGGGAGTATGGGAGAGAGGAGGGGGACGCGATGGGTTTTAAACAACACAATCACGCGGGAGGGATCGTCAGGTTGACGGGTGGGCGCCCACTCTGGCGTTTGACTTTCAGGCCGTTGTTAGGATTGGGGCTCCACTACCACTCCTACAGCTGAGCTGGAGAAATGGCAAATGACAGCTTGGGCACAACATTCTCTACACTCAATAGTTTTCTATGTACTCGTAATCATAAATGTACATCGTGTATGTCTGATCTTACCGGCGTCCGTGGTATGTTCATGATGGTTAACGTAAAATCCCGACTAGTtaccaaataaattttaaaactaaaatttgaattcaagtttCTCGTTATGACCATTTACCGAGAGTTCTCATTAaaattaaaaaaagaaaaaaaaaaagggaTTTCTCTTCAGTTTTGCTACCGTTGGAATCAATCAACAAACTTCCCAACCTCCGGATTTCCTACCGTTGGAATCAATCAATCTGAGTCGTTAGATCGGGTtttctgctcagttttgctttaAATCTCACTTTTacttcattgaagcaaaaaaaaaactttGCTTTTTCTTCATTGAAGCCAAAAAAACGGTTCGACAGAAAACAAAAACACAAAGATTATTCGGTTGTGGACCTCGCCGGAGACTTCGCCGTAGCACCGTACTTCGCCGGAGATCTTGTTGGAGCACCGTACTTCACCAGAGAACTCGCCGGAGACCTTGCCGGAGCACCGTACTTTGTCGGAGATCTCGTAGCAAAACATTTGTACTAAAGTAGCAACATGACAAGACAATTGTAGCAAAAATAATATACTATTATAGCATTGCAACATTTTTCCTAAAAACACGACCTCGTCGGAGAACATCGCCGGAGACCTTGTAGTAAAACTTTTCTACTAAATTCGCAGAATAGGGTAACAATTGAAGCAACAATATTGTACCATCGTAGCATCGATTCCCACTCCTTGAAGCACCGCCTCCACCAGATGGTAGCGTCGCCGCCCCAGCTTGTAGCACCACAGTCCCTGGCTTGCAGCATCAACGTTGCTGGTCGTAGCATCCCCCACCGGTGAGGTCTCTGGTGAATCTCTGGCGAGTCTCTGGCTTGCTCCGTCCGAcatatcttttttcttttttgtattTACGCGAaccatttttttttttgcttaaatGAAGCAAAGAGGGAGGTTTTTTGCTGCGACGAAGCAAAGTCTAACTTTCAGGTGAAAGTAAACACGTGTCACACATGCAAGTAGGAGGCTCAAAAATTTGGAGCTCCGAAGGATTTCTCCCACTTGGCCAACATTCTCTATTTTGGTGGCCACATCTTTTTGGAATTGCTTCGGCACAACTTATTTAGCCAACGGCAAAAAGATCCCAAAAAAATGCAAAATTTTGATCTGGCAAAAAAAAAGGCCCAATGGCCTTTATAGAGGCCCAGTTGATAACTGCATTCGAATCTAAAGGGAAAAGGCCTAGGGTTTATGTAGGTATTAAATCCAAATCCGGCCACCGTGCGCCCCCTTCCCTGCCCAACGTCGCCGCCGCAGCGCCCGTCTCCTCCTACCTCCCTCAACCGAGGTATGTCGCGATTCCAACCTCCCCAAATCCTTCTGCTGTTTACCCTCGACAATCTCGGCCCGTGCCAGATGCACGTCAGATCGCCGCCGAGCTATCTATGATGTATCTGTGGATGATTTGGTTGACCTCGTAAAATCTGTGTTCTACTTGTATACCGATTAGCATCCGTTAGAATTAGTTATGCATAATTTTATTGTTTATTGCTGCGAATTTCCTCCCGTTCGATCCCTAGAGGACGCTGTAGAAGAgagtttttttttttcttctgtAATCGCTAGACCTTATAGGAAGGTATTTTTTGATTGTTTCGTGGCAATGTTAGCTCTGGGTTACCGTTAATTTCACTTATAATGTGTGAATCAGCGAGTGGGGGATCATTTTTTCTGATAATGATAGCTGATCTTTTTTTATCATAACTTCTTCATCATCGAAGATTGGTTGGGCGTGGGGATTGCTTGGATAATTTTGGCGCGCATTATAGCTTTTATAATTAGTTGGGTTTTGTTCATTATTTAATTTATATGTCCGGGTACATCATTTATGTGAAGTTTAGTTCATTCCTTGGCCACAAAAACCACCCAAACCAAGTTTGCCGTTGGTCCATAGCTCATACTATGCTTGCTTGGTGCAGGACTGGGGTCTTGTATTCCAGCCTGGCAAACACAATCAATAAAATGTTGTTTTACCTTTTTTTTAACAAAACGGTATTTGGATGGAAATTTGGACCAGAAAACTTTCCCTAGTTGGACAGCCATTGTGGTCTGGTTTTAAATCTGTGGTGCATAGTTCAGTGCTGCTGGGTGTCTACAGCGGCTGTGCTCTCTGGAATAAACCATTTCATGGCTATTTTTGTTTCTGTGTCTGATCTGTAGAGCTAACTTTTGTAATTGTCTTATTTATACTGTAGCATCATTTGCCATTGGTTTTGCTGCTAAATATGAGTGTGTTTCTTTGATGACCAGCAGCAGTGTTCCAACATCCCTCCAGTTGTCACCATGGAGAACGAGGAGGGTAAGATGGTCGACCTCTATGTCCCCAGGAAGTGGTACGTATAGTTGCATTCTTGGTGAAATACCTCGGTGTTGATAACCCTTTCTCATATTTGCTTTGTATTGTTTCCTGCAGTTCTGCCACAAATAGAATCATAACTGCCAAGGACCACGCTTCTGTCCAGATCAACATTGGGCATGTGGATGAGAATGGGCTGTATGATGGTCGTTTTACCACGTTTGCTCTCTCTGGGTTCGTCCGTGGCCAGGTGCTTTACCCCTATTATCCTGACACCAAGCGTTTGTTTTAAAGCACATTGTTTGAAGGATCCAGATGCTCTATGGTCTGAACTTCTGATTGTTCTTGGGTGGGATTTCTGTTTAGCATTAGCTTTTCTGTCTAGCTGATCATAATAAtgttgatcatggtagtaacatgCTTGTGGTTCCGTTGATGGCTTGATGTGTGTGACATCAGTTTCTTAAAATATCCTTTGCATGCGTGACTCTATATATTAGTCTGACAAATTAATGTCTGTAAAGCTTAGAAGTAATATTGTTAGCAAAATTCCACTAAAGCATTTTTTTATGAGGCAGTAGCATGAAACTGCTTAGCCACTCAAATTGAAGGTTTATTCATTTATTTAAGCTTCTTTTATCTACAGTAGTACACATACGATAGTCTGAGGTTATCTTGAATCAACGCCAATTTGTTCTAGCATTTAAAAATTATTATGTCTAGATGAACCTTGTTACTTCTGAGTTGCATGTATTCAGATATACTTGATCAGTTGTGCATGAGTATTGGTAACTTGGCTGCTCTAAATGTCCTCCTTTTCTACTCGTCTTGTGGTGAATTCGTGCCCATTTAGTAATTTTCTTGTTGCTTATTGGTTAATACTGAtaatcttttggttttggttgctCCGTACAAAGATAATGAGAGATTTCATTAAGTGTGTCTTATTTGTACATGATCATTGCTGCAACTCCGTCATTGGTTCTTATACCATCTGACCTGCAGGGTGATGCTGATGGTGCTTTGGACAGGCTCTGGCAGCAGAAGAGGGCTGAGATCAAGCAGTAGATGAGCTCTGCGTGGAAGATTTTGCTAGAATTAGATATTAATTGAGCCACATCAAACCTTATTTGAggaatctgttatggttgtttatGCCTTGACTACAAGTAGTCCATGTTAGCTATGATAAAGCTGTGGACTGGGCGTAATTCTTCTATAAACCTTAATTGAAGAATCAATCATGTTTTTTTTGTACCTTTGCCTACAATTTGTCTATGTTTCTATGAAACAGTAGACTTGGTGTATTTCTTACTGAGAATATGCATGAATTCTGAACTGCATTTTAGCACTTGTTCTATTGGCCTGTCTAGTTAGTGACATTGGAAAAAATTATCATAGAAAATTGGCAAGCTTATTTGTAGCTAGAGTATAAATCATGCCTTCTGTAGCCAGCAACTGGTGGCTTATTCCAAATATGAATAAATCCACGTACATGTTTGGCGAAAGAGTATGACTTATGATAGGAAAAAATGGGTAAAACAATTTTTACATAGTTGATTCATGATAGGAGTTACATTGGGAGACATCAAATGAGTTCGTTTGATTTGTGAAGGGGATCAACACAGCACCATGGGCTGTTTGGAAACAGAAAGCTCAGAGTAAATTTGAAACTCGAAAGGGAATACTTCGACTTATGGATGAAAAGAAAGAACATAACATATCCCCAGGTAGCCCTGAGAAATTCACTGAGTTTTTAGTTTAGCATGTTAACATTGGCTCAAGGTTGCGAGCACTATCAACCCAAGTTTAGAGTCCCAAGATTACAGTTACAAAAGCGTGTGGGGCTGTTGAAGAAAGATCTAGCCATTTACAAAAAGACCAGCTTGCAACTGTAGGTGCTCTCCTACCTAGCAGCGGATAGGAAGGTGTAGTTCCTTCCTTGACGTCCACCACACATCCACCACCCTCCTCCAAAGAGGAGCTACTGGGCTAGGCAGACACACAGTCCAGGACCCTACTGTTCTTGATGTAAAAGAGGAACACAAAAGGCCAGCATTTCTCAAAAGCACAGTTGCATTTCGTCAAGCATGCCCACAGCCCCATGATGAAAGTGCCCTCCTCCACCATTTCTTTATGGTGGCATCCATGATCGATCTAATCTCGAAAGCAACCAGATTTATGTTCTGCCGCATTATGTATAGTTCTTTATTAGTGAATACTGCAAGCCTTCACACACTGTTTCTCTCACATGATTTGGCTGTGATATTTTTTCTTGAAAAACTTTAGGAGAATGGAGATTGGACGTAGATATTTTGTAACACGCTGGCTTTAGGATGATGTTGACTTGAATGATTTATGCTCGGGGAAAATATACGGAAAGATTTGTTCCTTTTACTTTTGGGATGAAGATCACTTTCTTGCTTAATGTTGTGCCCACCAAGTGCCTGGTTAAATGACAAAACCCCCAAAACCATGCAGCGTTTACGTCTCTTGGGTACTTTTAGTTCATTTATTGCACTTGTCCTTATTCTGTTCATGGTGGGTGCAAGTTGGCCGCTTCCAAAAGAACATCTATGTTGGTTTTTTAGTCGAGTGAGAAGGAGCGATCTCACAAGGACAAGGATCAGGAAAAACAAGGGTGTATGGCAAGGACAAGGTCATGAGAGATTGAACAACTTACCTTTTTTTTCATTTAGCATTGCAACTTTAGCATAGAATTTGTGCAATGTTTCTCTTTTTCCGTACATAGTTAATGGATGAGGAGCAAGGAACCACCATTGGGAGTGCAACATATGCGGCGAGCATCCGTAAACCATGAAAGCACACCCTTTATCCTGAGTTgactagagaatatcatagatggCCACGATGCCTGCAAATTGTTATGGACATGCTTATTCGGTCGACGTCACCTTTCAGAATAGGCTAACGTATAGTACGGACTTCTCACTTCTGTAGGGGGGATGTGGTCTCCAATTGAGAGAAATTGATTGGGGAATTCTCCATCAACTCAGCTGCATAAATGACCTTTCTGATCATGTTAAAGTTAGAGAATTGAACTAATTGAGCAATGCATATGCATGTTTCTTTACCTTTCAGAACAGTCTGGCCTTGTGATTATTGACTAATCCTTGGATCATCCGGTTGGCATGAACGTAGTATTGCAATTGGTGTTTGATTATGGCCAAATGTTTTATTGGTTAAATGGAACTGGGGACCTAGTTAGTTTTGATCCACTGTAATTCATGCTCCTATAACTTACGAAACACAGCTAAGCATATAATATGGTGTCCACACCTAGTGTTCTGGGTTATCCATGAAGCATTCAATGTCGATACAAATTCTCCAGAATAAATTTTAAAGTGGATAAAACATGTTCTTATCTTTGATGGTGCCCACTTTACTATACTGTTTGATTGCGTGCAACCATGGCTCTACATGATATGTATTCCTTAGGTGCATTATTGGTAACTTTTGCTTGGTTACCAATTATCCTTGTCGCTTCATGTGTACCTTTTCCCTCACAATATTGTTGAGTAGTTCCTCCACTGTTCGCCTGTACGGTTGATTTGCTGTTGCCGGTATCTCCATGCTCGGTTTCCTACAAGATTGACCCAAAAATGGCCTGGATATTTTGCGATGATGCTCAGGTCCATTGGATTGCTTGATACATGATGTTTCTTTCTAATGCTTGCTGTTTCTAAGAATATGTGACACTTAATATTTTGCACTACGCTTGCATGGATCTGGTAACTAATTCCAATTTTATGCACAAGCAGATGGTCTCTACTCTCTACTCCAGAAGAGATTGTAACAGTGATATAAGCCTATAATCAGTCAATAAATGAATTACTATTTTAAGCTTTTTGCTCTCCTAGCAGGTTATCATCTCCATCAAAAGACATTAGTCTTTAAATTGCCAACTCTAGATAAGGAGACATCATGGTATAGTTTATACAATAAAGATGAACATATGAGGGCACATTGTTCGTGCCATTTCTAAGATCTTCTAATTGCTCCCATCCTTCTTGGCCTAACCATATGATCATGTACACTGTCTTTTCCTAGTCTCTATATGTCACCTAAGTACTCATTGCTTGTTGTTAAGATATTTCAAGGCTATGACATATGTTTTGCATGGTTTCATCGAGGGAAATGCGATGTAGTTCTTTAAAGGTACATACCGGGAGGTGGAGTTGCATGTCACAAGTAATAATGGGTAGTGGAGCACACACAACTTGATAAAATTTCATCATGTCATTGTGTTCCTTTACATTTTTCAGTTGAACAATAATAGTGGGAGTTCCAAAAATATAGAAACATATTGTCATGTCCAGAAATATAATAAGTGGATCATCTTACATGGCAGATGGGCTGCATTATCTTATTGGCCAAGAATCTCTCTGGCAAAGTGGAAGTATTAAGTAGATATGCTTCTCATGATCACGCGCTATCGCAGTATATAAGGGGCAAACAAGCTCCAGAAGCtattactttgagcccctgccctCCTCTTTTACTTAGGTCCATTTCTAATTCTCCCTTTGCTTGCATTATGGACAACTATAAGCCATGCTATAAGATAAATGATGCTCTTCAAGAGCTTGAGATGTTGGCAGTGAATGCCAAAGAAGCCCAACAGCTTATACTGACAAAAATCCTTGAGAGGAATCAGGCTAGTGAATACTTGAGAAAATTCATGAATGGATCCACAAATATTTCCACTTTCATGAGAAATGTTCCAGTAGTGACATATGATGTGGTCCAGCCCTACATTGCGAGGATCTCAAGTGGCGAGGATTCTTCAATTTTATGTGGAGAACGAATTGTAGAGCTTCTGAGAAGGTGCGCCTCTAATTCTCTTGCTCTCATAGTTAGCATTTGTTTTTGCAGGTATACGTTATATATAGAAAGAAACAACATATATTTTTGTTGGAAATTCGTTCCACCCTACTTCTACTTGGCCTTGATGGAAGTGTCTGATGTCATTATGAAGCTACTAGGAGAAAATAAACGTTACTGCTACTTGTAAGGCTGGTTTTAGTTACTCCAATCCTAGATTTACAAAGTGAATTGGTTGCTTTAGCATGTGCCAGGCTGAAAATGTGAACTAAGATAGTATGATAAAATGATTCCATGCATGCTATTTTCATGTGTAACTCTTAAGATCTCATGTGAAGGGATATGTAAACAAAGGAGGACATTATGGCACTGCTCTGTTAAATTTTTCAATGTTGTGTCTGCTAACAACATTGAAAAAAATGATATACCAAACTTCCTAGGCACTATTTTTGTCACAGACATGGGAGAAGATTTCCTTTTAGAGAACACGAAGAATAGGTGTGCATGCCTTGCATTAAGACAGAAAAACGGAATGGAAAATCAGTCCTGCATAGCTCGAATAATCCAGCATAGCAACGAACCACAGTCTAACATAAGTAACTAAGGAGTGCCTCCAAACAAGACACATATTAGCCCATAAACCAAGCATATATGCCAGTCTACTAATTGTTGATGACATGCCGCATGCATCTCTGGGGAAGGCCGTGATGTTTTTTTATCCATACTCCTTAATTTTTCGGCCTTTGTTGTGTTGGATGAACTTTCTGCTGGTAGTAGTAGTTACTATTTGTTTGATGATCGTGCCTTCGAATTTTTACCATCATTGTTAGCTCTGGAACTTCTCGGGGTGAGCCAAGATTGATGCCAGCCATCTCTGAGGATCTTGACCGCCGAACCTACCTTTATAGTCTGCTGATGCCCATAATGAACAAGTAAGctcttgttttctatgcaattttTGTGGTTCACAAT
This region of Lolium perenne isolate Kyuss_39 chromosome 2, Kyuss_2.0, whole genome shotgun sequence genomic DNA includes:
- the LOC127331628 gene encoding small ribosomal subunit protein eS21, with the protein product MENEEGKMVDLYVPRKCSATNRIITAKDHASVQINIGHVDENGLYDGRFTTFALSGFVRGQGDADGALDRLWQQKRAEIKQ